The DNA window CCTTAGACCACGCCCAGACCTCGTAGTTCATCCAGTACTCGGAGATGCCTATCTTCTTGTAGAACTCGTAGTCGGTGGGCACGTTCGTCTTCGGCCAGCGAGTCATCACTAGCGGCCAGTTGCCACCCTGTACCATCACACACCTGTCGGCAATGCCCATCTCATGTTTCGACACATCCCATGTCGGCTTCACAATGTCATCCCAGTTCTGACCGCCATAGGCGACGACGGTCTTGTAGTGCGGATGGGGGACCATCTTGATAGCGGCCTTCGTGATTATGCCCATCGAACCCTGAGAGCCCAAGAACAGTCCATCTGGATTCGGGCCCAGCCCCCATCTGTAGTAGGGCTTTGCGCCTTCCAGAGCCCACGAACCCGTCCTGAAGATCTCTCCGGTGGGCAACACAACCTCAAGACCCATGATCATGTCCGCCTGTGGTCCATACACGCCAGTCACTAGCGAGAAGCCCCGCTCAATGGCGTCACCCAGAACAGTGGCGGCCGGCGGTGCCCCATCGGGAATTGGTGGTGCCCATTCAGGGTACTTGGTCTTGAAGATCCGCCATGCATCCCCGGACTTGACGCCGGGCTCCACGACCATGACGCGGTTCTCCGTATCGACCTCCATCCGATTCATTCGGGTCATGTCCATATAGATTCCGCCCGGTTCTATGGCAGGCAGTGCAAAGCCTCCGCTCAGACCCCCCGCAGCGGGAGTCACCGGACTCAGGTTCTCATTGGCGACTATGAGGATCTTGGACACCTGTTCGGCGTTCTCAGGTCGTACAATGACCTCCGGAACCACCGCTTCGAGGCCCATGATGCCCCGCGCCATGTAGCTGTGACGCAGTGGCTCGCTAGTTGTGACGTACTTCTCGCCACAAATGGCCTTCAGCTTCTTGACCACTGCGTCAGTAACGCGGTTGTATTCTGTCACGAGATAGTCCTCCTTGTGGGGTCAGTATTCCTCCATGGAGTCTTCGATGCTAGGTTGCGGCCATAAGAAATCCATCATAAATACGCATCGGGTTGCGGCAGCACCCGACCACATGGTTCACATGACAGACAGTTGGTCCATGATTGATGCATTAGAACACGTGTTCTACTGCGAACCGAAGATTCATTTACCCGAGTGCGATAGGCGCGCGAAGACTCGCGCAACGCGAGGATGGCTTGCCTAGACAGTCACATCAACCAATCGAGAGACTCGTCGCATTCCACAGGGGACTTCGAAACCATGACTCAGTACAAGCCATGCGACTACAAGGCGTTCATCACTGGGCCCTATCAGTCGGGCAAGACTCACCTCATTCACACCCTAGACCCAGACGCCATATCCATCGAGAGGCCGATGTTACGACCCCATCGAGGTCACTTGGGCAGCACAACTGCTGGATTCGACCTAGGCCGGGTCGTCTGGCTGCACAAGGACAACAAGGATCTCATACTGCCCAGGAGCGAATACGCAAAGAGCAATGGCCAGTACGCCGGCTGGACAGCCAAGGAAGTCGAACTACGTGGAGTCCCCGGTTCGCTACAGTACAGGCTAGTGAGAGACGCAATGCGTGCCAGGTCCGACCTCGTGCTCATGGTAGTTGACTCGTCTGACCCAGCGATGGCGGCAGACGCGCTCAAGATCCTTGAGGAGACCAGGGAAGGCTCAAACGGTACACACATCGAGTTCATTGCGAACAAGCAGGACCGAGAGGATGCCGCATCCCCGCGGGAGGTTGCCTCATGGCTCGGTGTACCAGACGTAATGGGGCTCTCTGCAACCGACTATGAGCAGTGCAAGGAGGCACTTGTGGGTGCCCTGAGGAAGCTCGAAAAGAAGAAGAACTCTGAGCCGAAGTGACAGGGGATAGTACCGAGGGACAGAGTTCAAGAATACACGGACCATAGCGTGCGTATGTCATGTGAAACATGCTGCACCATAGAGAGATATGGGAGGAGGGTGGCGACGGGCCGATTCATATGTATAGATTGCTGGAAGACTGCTGGCAAAGAGACCAACCGTGACAGACATCGTGTCAATCAGGATGAATGCAAGTGACCTCTTTCGTGTTCGAAGCAAGTCTTTTGAGGGACCAATGACGAATAGTCAGTGGTGGACCGATGCTGGTACAATGTAGTCGCACGCCCTCTGACTACTGACGCGCTCACCCGTGACCCAGACCGGCGTCGGCCACCGCTCTGCACCATGTCAGCCTGAGCAGGTCCTCTTTAGGTCCGCCTCTGCAGCAAGATGGCGGTGCTCGCTCGGGTCCTGCGACTTGAAGAACCGGCAGCACGTTGACTCCACACTGGTTGTCCAAGGCCAGTCTTGCTGTACGCCAGTGGATATGCAACTACTAGAATATCTTCGGCTCGTCCCACTCGCCGTACATCTCACGCCAGACGTCGAAGATCTCTCCGACGCTCGCGTATGCCTTGACCGCCTCGACTATGTGGGGCATCACGTTGTGACCCTGGTCCGTGGCTCTTCTCAGACCATCGAGCGCCTCGCGGACTGCTTGGTTGTCGCGCGTGCGTCGTATATGATTGAGCCGTTCAATCTGCTTGCGCTCCACCTCGGGGTCTATCTTCAGCACAGGAATGGAGATGTCTTCATTCTCCAGGACAAACTCATTGACGCCCACGATGACCCTCTTGCGTTCTTCAATCTCTCGCTGATACCTGAAGGCGGCGTCAGCTATCTCCTTCTGGAAGAAGCCCTTCTCAATCGCCGCAATCACACCTCCGAGTGCTTCGACTTGGTCAAAGTACTTGTATGCAGCCTCTTCCATCTCATTGGTGAGCGCTTCGACATAGTATGAGCCAGCGAGAGGGTCAATTGTGTTCGCCACGCCGCTCTCATATGCAAGAACCTGCTGAGTACGAAGGGCCACCCGCACCGCCTCCTCTGTGGGCAGGCACAGAGCCTCGTCCATCGAGTTGGTGTGCAAGGACTGAGTGCCACCTAGAACTGCTGCCAGGGCCTGGTATGCGGTCCGCACCGCATTCACCATCGGTTGCTGTGCGGTGAGAGAACAACCTGCCGTCTGTGTGTGGAACCGAAGCCACAGTGAACGTTCCTTCTTCGCTCCGAACCGTTCCTTCATCTCCCTGGCCCAGATCCTGCGAGCTGCACGGTACTTTGCGACCTCCTCAAAGATGTCGTTATGCGCGTTGAAGAAGAAGGAAAGACGCGGGGCGAATGTGTCTACATCGAGGCCTCTGTCAATACCCGCCTGGACATAGGTCATCCCGTTGAGCAGTGTGAAGGCGAGTTCTTGCACAGCGGTCGAACCGGCCTCGCGAATGTGATACCCGGAGATGGAGATGGTATTCCACCGGGGGATGTGCTCAGAGGCGTACTCCATGATGTCAGTGATGATTCGAAGAGATGGTTCAGGAGCGAGAATCCAGCTCTTCTGAGCCATGTATTCCTTCAAGATGTCGTTCTGTATGGTGCCTCCAATCTGATCTGACGAGACTCCCTGCTTCTGCGCAGCCACCATGTACATCGCTAGAAGGATTGACGCTGGCGCATTGATTGTCATGGAAGTGGTGACCTTGTCAAGAGGTATGCCCGAGAAGAGAATCTCCATGTCCTTGAGCGTGTCCACCGCCACGCCCAGCTTTCCCACCTCGCCATGTGCAAGTGGATGGTCGGACTCTCTTGCAAAGATTGTTGGGAGATGGAAGGCCACGCTCAGACCAGTCTGGCCATTGGCGAGCAGGAACTTGTACCGTGCGTTCGACTCCTCGGCAGTCCCCATACCTGAGAACTGCCTCATGGTCCACAGCCTCCCACGATACATCGTCGCCTGGACCCCTCGCGTGTACGGATACTGGCTTGGAAAGCCGAGGTCCCGTAGATAGTCGAAGTCCGGAATGTCCACAGGCGTGTAGAGTCGTCTCACAGGAACACTGGAAGTGGACACGAACTCGGAGCGCCGCTCAGGGTCACGTCGCATCTGCTCTGCGAGAGTAGTTGACTCCCAAGACTCCAGCGCCGAGCGGATGGCCTCAATCTCGGAGTCCTTCCTCTCAGCACCTCCTTCTTTGCCAGTTCTCAGAACGGCCATCGACATGTCTCCTTTTGGACGAACCTGTGCTTCGCTCAGCTCACCAGATATTAAGTGTTCGATTGGCGTGACTCTGTTGCATGAATGGCTCCGACCTGTCGCAAGGGCTGAGACTGGCATATG is part of the Candidatus Thorarchaeota archaeon genome and encodes:
- a CDS encoding FAD-binding oxidoreductase, whose protein sequence is MTEYNRVTDAVVKKLKAICGEKYVTTSEPLRHSYMARGIMGLEAVVPEVIVRPENAEQVSKILIVANENLSPVTPAAGGLSGGFALPAIEPGGIYMDMTRMNRMEVDTENRVMVVEPGVKSGDAWRIFKTKYPEWAPPIPDGAPPAATVLGDAIERGFSLVTGVYGPQADMIMGLEVVLPTGEIFRTGSWALEGAKPYYRWGLGPNPDGLFLGSQGSMGIITKAAIKMVPHPHYKTVVAYGGQNWDDIVKPTWDVSKHEMGIADRCVMVQGGNWPLVMTRWPKTNVPTDYEFYKKIGISEYWMNYEVWAWSK
- a CDS encoding GTPase domain-containing protein — encoded protein: MTQYKPCDYKAFITGPYQSGKTHLIHTLDPDAISIERPMLRPHRGHLGSTTAGFDLGRVVWLHKDNKDLILPRSEYAKSNGQYAGWTAKEVELRGVPGSLQYRLVRDAMRARSDLVLMVVDSSDPAMAADALKILEETREGSNGTHIEFIANKQDREDAASPREVASWLGVPDVMGLSATDYEQCKEALVGALRKLEKKKNSEPK
- a CDS encoding methylmalonyl-CoA mutase family protein, giving the protein MAVLRTGKEGGAERKDSEIEAIRSALESWESTTLAEQMRRDPERRSEFVSTSSVPVRRLYTPVDIPDFDYLRDLGFPSQYPYTRGVQATMYRGRLWTMRQFSGMGTAEESNARYKFLLANGQTGLSVAFHLPTIFARESDHPLAHGEVGKLGVAVDTLKDMEILFSGIPLDKVTTSMTINAPASILLAMYMVAAQKQGVSSDQIGGTIQNDILKEYMAQKSWILAPEPSLRIITDIMEYASEHIPRWNTISISGYHIREAGSTAVQELAFTLLNGMTYVQAGIDRGLDVDTFAPRLSFFFNAHNDIFEEVAKYRAARRIWAREMKERFGAKKERSLWLRFHTQTAGCSLTAQQPMVNAVRTAYQALAAVLGGTQSLHTNSMDEALCLPTEEAVRVALRTQQVLAYESGVANTIDPLAGSYYVEALTNEMEEAAYKYFDQVEALGGVIAAIEKGFFQKEIADAAFRYQREIEERKRVIVGVNEFVLENEDISIPVLKIDPEVERKQIERLNHIRRTRDNQAVREALDGLRRATDQGHNVMPHIVEAVKAYASVGEIFDVWREMYGEWDEPKIF